The proteins below come from a single Microbulbifer sp. Q7 genomic window:
- a CDS encoding BatD family protein, whose translation MTALPRLRRLPFSGVVWLLLTVILSVIFTRAVAVSAQTADANPPSEPSNKPMVQTKLSQSDVVPGQAVTLQITVLVPTWLTQPLALPSLDRPNLSVTLPEKSTVSTSQTINGATWSGVIREYQLVPLTPGTFQLPPTTLEVHYRNPDGSGDLMAQVPLNAAVVTASAPKGAETLKPYIAARELTLEQKIEGDPQSLRPGDSFSRTVIATIEGSTVMFLPQMLNTNTPSGLAAYADTPRAEDGGNGNGGTRVEKVTYVAESPARGELPAITLRWYDLDDGSIQISTLDAIDVRVKGAPIARPRSREAWLITLALLGGLGWLAWRYLPPFITRIRKRHTERQQADGTAYVRQLQAAIKQRNYAATLAAAMSLRGEGDYIRSEIPPALLALGRAQYGNTPASASTAPLWQRLELATDAFAAGRRAHKNPQALPPLNPS comes from the coding sequence ATGACCGCGTTGCCCCGGCTCCGGCGCCTGCCGTTTTCCGGCGTGGTCTGGTTACTGTTGACGGTCATCCTCTCAGTCATCTTCACACGCGCAGTCGCCGTCAGCGCCCAGACAGCCGACGCGAATCCTCCGTCGGAGCCTTCGAACAAGCCCATGGTGCAAACCAAGCTGTCGCAATCGGACGTCGTGCCCGGGCAGGCAGTCACCCTGCAGATTACCGTACTGGTGCCCACCTGGCTCACCCAGCCACTGGCGCTGCCCTCCCTCGACCGCCCCAACCTTTCGGTCACATTGCCCGAAAAATCCACGGTGTCCACCAGCCAAACCATCAATGGTGCCACCTGGTCCGGCGTTATTCGCGAGTATCAGCTGGTGCCACTGACCCCCGGCACGTTCCAGCTCCCGCCCACTACGCTGGAGGTCCACTACCGCAACCCGGATGGTAGTGGTGACCTAATGGCGCAAGTCCCGCTCAACGCCGCGGTAGTGACTGCGTCGGCGCCGAAGGGCGCAGAAACCCTGAAACCTTACATTGCCGCCCGCGAACTGACCCTGGAACAAAAGATCGAGGGCGACCCGCAGAGCCTGCGACCCGGCGACAGCTTCAGCCGCACGGTTATTGCCACCATTGAAGGCTCCACGGTCATGTTCTTGCCACAAATGCTGAACACCAATACCCCCAGCGGCCTCGCCGCCTATGCGGATACCCCCAGGGCCGAAGATGGCGGCAATGGCAACGGCGGCACCCGGGTGGAAAAAGTCACCTACGTGGCGGAATCGCCAGCGCGGGGAGAACTGCCGGCCATCACCCTGCGATGGTACGACCTCGACGACGGAAGCATTCAAATCAGCACGCTGGACGCCATAGACGTACGAGTAAAAGGCGCCCCAATCGCACGCCCGCGCTCGCGGGAGGCCTGGCTGATCACACTGGCACTGCTGGGTGGCCTGGGGTGGCTTGCGTGGCGCTACCTGCCGCCCTTCATCACGCGCATTCGAAAACGTCACACCGAACGGCAGCAGGCCGATGGCACCGCATACGTGCGGCAGCTGCAGGCGGCTATCAAGCAGCGCAACTATGCGGCGACTCTGGCAGCGGCCATGTCCCTGAGAGGCGAAGGCGACTACATCCGCTCCGAGATCCCGCCCGCCCTGCTGGCCCTGGGCCGCGCCCAGTATGGCAACACCCCGGCTTCCGCCAGCACGGCGCCGTTATGGCAACGCCTGGAGCTGGCCACGGACGCCTTCGCCGCAGGACGTCGTGCGCACAAAAACCCGCAGGCGCTGCCCCCGCTGAACCCCTCCTGA
- a CDS encoding VWA domain-containing protein: MNTLSGELSAFVTAFHFLRPLWLLFVPLILVVWWWLRRPGDKALHTRFAHIAPHLARALSVGERHTRHWLVFLPIDSLALLLTILAVATAGPAWTRLPDPLMARTAPLVVVMQVNQSMTEKDVAPSRLERAKQKVYDLLERRDGAPTALIAYAGTAHRVVPLTEDQNLLRPYVEGLAADVMPREGNNAAGALELAEQVLKSAEMPGGILFLTDGIESRDLDAFNQRDRDNGLGLLILLPGNARIPGAGQVSAAKVSRVTPDRRDIDGFVRYFDSSFKQTLARDENLQWNDRGWWLAWPAALLALLWFRRGWALQLSSQVPAQSRTRSRTAHRASTIVLILFACSIVADLTLTRARAQSPTSAVAGKEIPPENDFLSRLFTPDQLGQWLMGRKEYARAANAFADPYRRGYAEYQAGHYQDAANTLATLTSPEAVFTRAMAQVKSGQYQDAIAGFEQVLRMDVTFPGAEKNLQLAQEILAYMEKSRGDEDEKEQQADSDDDSYDKQQQKEVQSPQTPGNEAPVNPEQWMSTLDTSTGEFMKQRFAAEVSSGQAGGDVP, encoded by the coding sequence ATGAACACACTCAGCGGCGAACTCTCTGCGTTTGTCACCGCCTTCCATTTCCTGCGCCCCCTGTGGCTGCTGTTCGTCCCCCTGATACTCGTTGTCTGGTGGTGGTTGCGCCGCCCGGGCGACAAGGCGCTGCACACCCGGTTCGCGCATATCGCCCCGCACCTGGCGCGCGCGCTCAGCGTGGGAGAACGTCATACACGACACTGGCTCGTTTTTCTTCCCATCGACAGCCTCGCGCTTCTCCTGACAATTCTGGCCGTCGCCACCGCAGGCCCGGCGTGGACGCGGCTGCCCGATCCTTTGATGGCCCGCACTGCACCGCTGGTGGTGGTGATGCAGGTCAATCAAAGCATGACGGAAAAAGACGTCGCGCCCAGCCGTCTGGAGCGCGCCAAACAAAAAGTCTACGACCTGCTGGAGCGCCGCGACGGTGCCCCCACCGCCCTGATCGCCTATGCGGGCACGGCCCACCGGGTGGTGCCGCTCACGGAGGACCAGAACCTGTTGCGGCCGTATGTCGAGGGGTTGGCCGCCGACGTCATGCCAAGGGAAGGCAACAACGCCGCCGGCGCGCTTGAACTGGCAGAACAGGTGCTGAAAAGCGCAGAGATGCCCGGCGGCATTCTGTTCCTTACGGACGGCATTGAATCCCGCGACCTCGACGCCTTCAATCAGCGCGACCGCGACAATGGGCTGGGCTTGTTGATCCTGCTTCCAGGCAACGCGCGTATTCCCGGTGCCGGGCAAGTGAGCGCAGCAAAGGTCTCCCGCGTTACCCCGGATCGCCGCGACATCGACGGCTTCGTGCGCTACTTCGACAGCAGTTTCAAACAGACACTGGCGCGGGATGAAAACCTGCAATGGAATGATCGCGGCTGGTGGCTGGCCTGGCCGGCTGCACTGCTGGCGTTGCTGTGGTTCCGCCGCGGCTGGGCGCTGCAACTATCCAGCCAGGTACCCGCCCAGTCGCGCACCCGGTCGCGCACTGCACATCGAGCCAGCACGATCGTGTTGATTCTTTTCGCCTGCAGTATCGTGGCAGACCTCACCCTCACCCGGGCACGCGCGCAATCGCCCACGTCGGCGGTGGCCGGTAAAGAAATACCACCAGAGAACGACTTTCTTTCCCGGCTGTTTACTCCCGACCAGCTCGGCCAGTGGCTGATGGGGCGCAAGGAATATGCCCGCGCCGCCAACGCCTTCGCCGATCCCTATCGGCGCGGCTATGCCGAGTACCAGGCGGGTCATTACCAAGACGCCGCCAATACACTGGCCACACTCACCAGCCCGGAAGCTGTATTTACGCGCGCGATGGCTCAGGTAAAAAGCGGCCAGTACCAGGACGCCATCGCCGGTTTTGAGCAGGTGTTGCGTATGGATGTGACCTTTCCCGGCGCAGAGAAAAACTTGCAGCTCGCACAGGAAATTCTCGCCTACATGGAAAAATCCCGCGGTGATGAGGATGAAAAAGAACAACAGGCAGACAGTGATGACGACAGCTACGACAAACAGCAACAGAAGGAAGTCCAGTCGCCGCAAACACCGGGCAATGAAGCACCGGTGAACCCCGAGCAGTGGATGTCGACACTGGACACCAGCACCGGCGAATTCATGAAACAGCGGTTTGCGGCCGAGGTGTCTTCCGGCCAGGCCGGGGGAGACGTACCATGA
- a CDS encoding VWA domain-containing protein yields the protein MSSLFASVSFAAPWAWLLLPLPLLVWWLAPPHRERVPAIRVPFFQRISERLGLTPSAGATVRGHRLWQLVFGALTWLLLVTALARPELEGEAVTLQKPARDLILAVDISGSMEQEDFVDANGARQQRLAGVKQVLAEFLKGREGERVALIVFGSRAFVQAPLTTDLDTVLELLQQTEVGMAGPHTALGDAIGLAIRQFESSEVTQRLLILLSDGSDTASRMSPVNAAAIAAQRQVKILTIGVGDPQGESENRLDQETLTAIAQRTGGEFYFANDQQALTRVYQQIDALVPKKIDSETYRPHRSLAYWPLGAALLVSLLGLGLHLLIRRHWPPGATP from the coding sequence GTGAGCAGCCTGTTCGCCAGTGTCAGCTTCGCCGCACCCTGGGCCTGGTTGCTCCTGCCCCTGCCATTGCTGGTGTGGTGGCTGGCACCGCCCCACCGCGAGCGCGTACCGGCGATTCGCGTGCCTTTCTTCCAGCGTATCAGCGAGCGCCTGGGGTTAACCCCCAGCGCCGGCGCCACCGTGCGTGGCCATCGTCTGTGGCAGCTGGTATTCGGCGCGCTCACCTGGTTGCTCCTGGTCACTGCCCTGGCGCGCCCGGAGCTGGAGGGCGAGGCGGTGACCCTGCAGAAGCCCGCACGGGACCTGATTCTCGCGGTGGATATTTCCGGCTCCATGGAGCAAGAGGATTTTGTGGACGCCAATGGTGCGCGCCAGCAGCGCCTGGCTGGCGTCAAGCAGGTACTGGCGGAATTCCTCAAGGGGCGTGAGGGCGAGCGGGTGGCGCTGATCGTGTTTGGCTCCCGGGCATTCGTACAGGCACCACTCACCACCGACCTCGACACGGTGCTCGAGCTGCTGCAGCAGACAGAAGTCGGCATGGCCGGCCCACATACCGCCCTCGGCGATGCCATCGGCCTGGCCATTCGCCAGTTTGAAAGCAGCGAGGTAACGCAGCGGTTGCTGATTTTGTTAAGCGATGGCAGCGATACCGCAAGCCGGATGAGCCCGGTGAATGCCGCCGCCATCGCCGCGCAACGTCAGGTGAAAATACTCACCATCGGTGTCGGTGACCCACAGGGGGAATCGGAGAATAGACTGGATCAGGAAACACTCACCGCCATTGCCCAGCGCACCGGCGGCGAATTTTACTTCGCCAATGACCAGCAGGCATTGACCCGTGTCTACCAGCAGATAGACGCGCTGGTGCCGAAGAAAATCGACAGCGAAACCTACCGCCCACATCGCAGCCTTGCCTACTGGCCACTGGGCGCGGCGCTGCTGGTGTCACTGCTTGGGTTGGGCCTGCACCTGTTGATCCGCCGGCACTGGCCACCGGGGGCAACCCCATGA
- a CDS encoding DUF4381 domain-containing protein, protein MQGDTPPPSETTLPDLIAQLAPPPVPERVSLWPQTPLAQLLLGMVLLVCLYVAWRAYRHYRANAYRRAALKALRHAGDNPGEIAALLRRTALVAYPRAQVAGLTGERWLAFLNRQYPDDAFRSETGESLLRGAYHGYPPNPALTQAARDWIRHHHREILQVHTPANHPKASPNPQPSPKHETSP, encoded by the coding sequence ATGCAGGGTGACACGCCACCACCCTCGGAGACCACGCTACCGGATCTGATCGCGCAGCTGGCACCGCCACCGGTGCCAGAGCGCGTTTCCCTGTGGCCGCAAACACCGCTGGCCCAGCTGTTGCTGGGTATGGTGCTTTTAGTGTGTCTGTACGTGGCGTGGCGGGCTTACCGCCATTACCGCGCCAATGCCTACCGCCGGGCGGCCCTCAAGGCATTGCGCCATGCTGGCGACAACCCGGGGGAAATAGCTGCCCTGTTGCGCCGCACCGCGCTCGTGGCCTATCCCCGCGCGCAGGTGGCCGGACTCACCGGCGAGCGCTGGCTGGCGTTTCTGAACCGGCAATATCCGGACGATGCCTTCCGCAGCGAAACCGGTGAATCCCTGCTGCGCGGCGCCTACCACGGCTACCCGCCAAACCCCGCACTCACACAGGCGGCGCGAGACTGGATTCGTCATCATCACCGTGAAATTTTGCAGGTACACACACCGGCAAATCATCCCAAGGCATCGCCCAACCCCCAACCCTCACCCAAGCACGAGACATCGCCGTGA
- a CDS encoding DUF58 domain-containing protein, which translates to MFNFLQRSRSHSRAGIARVTAPQKTPDPRIHVDLAHLQALEGPAETLNLLPRQPARSVLAGRHASRLRGRGLNFEELREYWPSDDVRAIDWKVTARTGEPHVRVYSEERDRPTLIVVDQRMSMFFGTRYAMKSVTAAEAATLAAFAVLNQDDRVGGIVIRDDRLYTQRPKRNRRALIRLLTEIARANGALHADAPPVTPTSLDTVLQAVANIARRDHLVLLISDFDVVGPASDRLLAGLARHNDVILVPVTDPTGEVMPRGFVSAISDGNQQATLDTGDRAIHDALGRFNRERHEAIQRWHRRYGIPLAPLSAGEETLPQLRRLLGLATPAKEATDHAG; encoded by the coding sequence ATGTTCAATTTCTTGCAACGCAGCCGCAGTCATAGCCGTGCCGGGATCGCCCGGGTCACAGCCCCGCAAAAAACACCGGACCCACGGATTCACGTGGACCTCGCGCACCTGCAGGCCCTGGAGGGTCCGGCGGAAACCCTGAATTTACTGCCGCGACAGCCCGCGCGCAGTGTGCTGGCCGGACGCCACGCCTCGCGCCTGCGCGGGCGCGGCCTCAATTTCGAAGAACTGCGGGAATACTGGCCATCGGACGATGTGCGCGCCATCGATTGGAAAGTCACTGCGCGCACCGGCGAGCCCCATGTGCGTGTGTACAGCGAGGAGCGCGACCGGCCGACGCTGATTGTGGTGGATCAGCGCATGTCGATGTTCTTCGGAACCCGCTACGCGATGAAATCGGTTACCGCCGCCGAGGCAGCCACCCTCGCCGCTTTCGCGGTGCTCAACCAGGACGATCGCGTCGGCGGCATTGTGATACGCGACGACCGGCTCTACACCCAGCGTCCCAAGCGCAATCGCCGTGCACTGATCCGCTTGCTCACCGAAATTGCCCGCGCCAACGGCGCCCTGCATGCCGACGCGCCGCCCGTCACTCCCACGTCACTGGATACGGTGTTGCAGGCGGTGGCCAATATCGCACGCCGCGATCATCTGGTTCTGCTGATCAGCGACTTCGACGTGGTCGGCCCCGCCTCCGATCGTCTGCTCGCCGGCCTTGCCCGCCACAACGATGTGATTCTGGTGCCGGTAACCGACCCCACGGGTGAGGTGATGCCGAGAGGTTTTGTCAGTGCCATTTCCGATGGCAACCAGCAGGCCACTCTGGACACGGGTGACCGCGCGATCCACGACGCACTGGGCCGGTTCAATCGCGAACGCCACGAGGCGATCCAGCGCTGGCATCGCCGCTACGGTATTCCGCTGGCACCGCTGTCGGCGGGTGAAGAAACACTGCCGCAATTGCGTCGCCTGTTAGGTCTGGCTACCCCGGCAAAGGAGGCGACGGACCATGCAGGGTGA
- a CDS encoding MoxR family ATPase gives MTAREQIAALEDGMGRTIVGQREVIRRLIIGLLANGNLLVEGLPGLAKTRAIKALAKNLEANFSRIQFTPDLLPADVTGTDMLYRDGGKSEFRFHPGPIFANIVLADEINRAPAKVQSALLEAMEERQVTVAGNTHSMPPLFMVMATQNPIEQEGTYPLPEAQMDRFLMHVLITYPPVQDEVQVIELVRSEEIAAAQSNGSGSGSGSGSLDGNAAQATTPAPAANVIPQQAIFDARREIADIHVSAAMARYMADLVAASRHPKDFSPELARWIEIGASPRGSIALDKAGRTNAWLEGRDYVDPQDIHAIIHDCLRHRLGLSFEAQGEGITADRVIDQLLENVALP, from the coding sequence ATGACCGCGAGGGAACAAATTGCAGCGCTTGAAGACGGCATGGGCCGTACCATTGTCGGCCAGCGGGAGGTTATCCGGCGCCTGATTATCGGTCTGCTGGCTAACGGTAACCTGCTGGTGGAAGGCCTGCCCGGTCTTGCCAAAACCCGCGCCATCAAAGCGCTGGCAAAAAACCTGGAGGCGAATTTCAGCCGCATCCAGTTCACCCCGGACCTGCTGCCGGCGGATGTTACCGGCACCGATATGCTCTACCGCGACGGGGGGAAATCCGAGTTCCGGTTTCACCCGGGCCCGATCTTCGCCAACATCGTCCTCGCCGACGAAATCAACCGCGCCCCGGCCAAAGTGCAATCCGCATTACTGGAGGCCATGGAAGAGCGCCAGGTTACCGTGGCCGGCAATACACACAGCATGCCGCCGCTGTTTATGGTGATGGCCACCCAGAACCCCATCGAGCAGGAGGGCACCTATCCCTTGCCTGAAGCGCAGATGGACCGCTTTCTGATGCACGTGCTCATTACCTACCCGCCGGTGCAGGACGAGGTACAGGTGATCGAACTTGTGCGCAGTGAGGAAATTGCCGCGGCCCAAAGCAATGGCAGTGGCAGTGGCAGTGGCAGTGGCAGTCTCGATGGCAACGCCGCGCAGGCTACAACACCCGCGCCGGCGGCAAACGTCATTCCGCAACAGGCGATCTTCGACGCGCGCCGGGAAATCGCTGACATCCATGTCTCCGCCGCCATGGCCCGCTATATGGCCGACCTGGTTGCCGCGAGCCGTCACCCCAAGGATTTTTCTCCGGAGCTGGCGCGCTGGATTGAGATCGGCGCCAGCCCGCGCGGTTCCATTGCCCTGGATAAGGCCGGGCGCACCAATGCCTGGCTGGAAGGACGGGATTATGTGGACCCGCAGGATATCCACGCGATTATTCACGACTGCCTGCGCCACCGCCTGGGTCTGAGTTTCGAGGCCCAGGGTGAGGGCATCACCGCCGACCGGGTGATTGATCAGTTGCTTGAAAACGTCGCCCTGCCCTGA
- a CDS encoding multiheme c-type cytochrome: MRRPILLLLLTLLVSACDKEAGSGEAEGSRSASSAPAAPTAPDAASPSSMSMPKPARGETGQQPQAGAHPDYVGAAQCASCHQQAFEDWQKSHHDLAMKTPNAETVVGNFDNTTFDYFGTESTFYQRDDKYFVRTDGPDGKLHDYPIAYTFGVYPLQQYLIEFPGGRLQALSVSWDSRPKEEGGQRWFHLYPDEEIKPDDPLHWTGINQNWNFQCADCHSTNLHKNYDPASQTFSTQWSEINVGCESCHGPGRKHLAWAGKPEPQRTADTSRGFDIGFDGRRQGRWAMDAVTGIAHLQNDVPTQQEIPMCAQCHSRRGTQHPGVRPADDYLDFFHPALLSEGLYHADGQINDEVYVWGSFLQSKMHSAGVTCSNCHNPHSLELRAQGNDVCAQCHLPTKFDTAEHHFHPAGSAGAQCVSCHMPDKVYMQVDARRDHSFRVPRPDLSEKIGSPNACTGCHTDQNNLWAAEVLEKKFGQPDPHYGEALYAARTGAADAESRLLKLVMDDQQPEIVRATAVSMLPRYLSQTSAQVLQVIAQGDDALQHLGLAQSLDQVPQQVRPALAIPLLYEDERVTASLAASAMAGAPLGQYPQEVRNRYEVALADYVATAEFNSDRPESLVNLASLRGREGNLVEAERLLKEAVALAPYFTPGVINLADLYRASGREADSEALLRSALDNAFDKAPIQHTLGLALVRQKRMSEALAMLQASAHSESATARYVYVYAIALNSQGKPAQAIAELERGLARFPEDRQILSALVSIHREQGNEAAAQRYQQQMQ; encoded by the coding sequence ATGCGTCGGCCAATACTCTTACTGCTGTTGACACTGCTGGTCAGTGCCTGTGACAAAGAAGCGGGCTCGGGTGAGGCGGAGGGTAGCCGTAGCGCGAGCTCTGCCCCTGCGGCGCCCACAGCGCCGGATGCCGCATCGCCGTCGTCCATGTCTATGCCCAAGCCTGCACGCGGCGAGACCGGGCAGCAGCCTCAGGCGGGAGCGCATCCGGATTACGTGGGCGCGGCACAATGTGCCAGTTGTCACCAGCAGGCCTTCGAAGACTGGCAGAAATCCCATCACGACCTGGCCATGAAAACCCCGAATGCAGAAACCGTGGTGGGGAATTTCGACAACACAACCTTCGACTACTTCGGTACCGAGTCCACGTTCTACCAGCGCGATGACAAATATTTTGTGCGCACCGATGGACCGGATGGAAAGCTGCACGACTACCCCATTGCCTACACCTTCGGTGTCTACCCGCTGCAACAATACCTGATCGAGTTCCCCGGTGGCCGGTTGCAGGCGCTGAGTGTTTCCTGGGATTCCCGTCCGAAGGAGGAGGGGGGGCAGCGCTGGTTCCATCTGTACCCGGATGAGGAAATCAAACCGGATGATCCGCTGCACTGGACCGGTATCAACCAGAACTGGAATTTCCAGTGCGCGGACTGCCACTCCACCAATCTGCACAAAAACTACGATCCGGCATCGCAAACCTTTTCTACCCAGTGGTCTGAAATCAATGTGGGATGTGAATCCTGTCATGGGCCGGGCCGCAAGCACCTGGCGTGGGCGGGCAAACCGGAACCGCAGCGCACGGCGGATACGAGCCGGGGCTTTGACATCGGTTTCGATGGCCGCCGCCAGGGGCGCTGGGCCATGGATGCGGTGACCGGCATCGCCCACCTGCAGAACGATGTGCCGACCCAGCAGGAGATTCCGATGTGTGCCCAGTGCCATTCCCGGCGCGGCACCCAGCATCCCGGCGTGCGGCCCGCGGACGATTACCTGGATTTCTTCCACCCCGCGCTGTTGAGCGAGGGGCTTTACCATGCAGACGGCCAGATCAACGATGAAGTCTACGTGTGGGGTTCATTCCTGCAGAGCAAGATGCACAGCGCCGGTGTGACCTGCAGTAATTGCCACAACCCCCACAGCCTGGAATTGCGCGCCCAGGGGAACGACGTGTGCGCCCAGTGCCACCTGCCCACCAAGTTCGATACCGCCGAGCATCACTTTCACCCCGCGGGCAGCGCAGGGGCCCAGTGCGTGAGCTGCCATATGCCGGACAAGGTGTACATGCAGGTGGACGCGCGCCGGGATCACAGTTTCCGCGTGCCGCGCCCGGACCTGTCGGAAAAAATTGGCTCCCCCAATGCCTGTACCGGCTGCCATACCGACCAGAACAATCTCTGGGCTGCGGAAGTATTGGAGAAAAAATTCGGCCAGCCGGACCCACATTATGGCGAGGCACTGTACGCAGCCCGTACCGGCGCCGCAGATGCGGAGAGCCGGTTGCTGAAACTGGTGATGGACGATCAACAGCCGGAGATCGTCCGCGCCACTGCGGTATCCATGCTGCCCCGTTATCTGTCCCAGACCAGTGCGCAGGTACTGCAGGTCATCGCCCAGGGAGATGATGCGCTCCAGCACCTGGGCCTGGCGCAGTCATTGGATCAGGTGCCGCAGCAAGTGCGCCCGGCGCTGGCTATTCCGCTGTTGTACGAGGATGAGCGGGTCACCGCGTCCCTCGCCGCCAGCGCCATGGCAGGAGCACCACTCGGACAGTATCCGCAAGAAGTGCGCAATCGCTATGAAGTGGCATTGGCGGATTATGTGGCAACGGCGGAATTCAACAGCGATCGCCCGGAAAGCCTGGTCAACCTGGCCTCGCTGCGCGGGCGTGAAGGGAATCTTGTGGAGGCGGAGCGTTTGTTGAAAGAGGCGGTTGCGCTTGCCCCGTATTTTACCCCCGGGGTTATCAACCTGGCGGACCTGTACCGAGCCAGTGGTCGCGAGGCCGATAGTGAGGCGCTGTTGCGCAGCGCTTTGGACAATGCCTTCGACAAGGCGCCGATCCAGCACACATTGGGGCTCGCTCTGGTGCGGCAGAAGAGAATGTCGGAAGCGCTTGCGATGTTGCAGGCCTCCGCCCACAGCGAATCGGCAACGGCCCGTTATGTTTATGTCTACGCTATAGCGCTCAATTCACAGGGCAAACCGGCGCAGGCGATAGCAGAGCTTGAGCGGGGCCTGGCGCGCTTCCCGGAAGACCGGCAGATTCTTTCGGCGCTGGTGTCGATCCACCGTGAGCAAGGGAACGAGGCGGCGGCACAACGCTACCAGCAGCAGATGCAATAG
- a CDS encoding arylsulfatase — protein sequence MKAIPLLASAACLLIGLATSIGAQAAEKPNVLAIMVDDVAQVSLSAYSHGMTYPTPNIDRIANEGVLFTDHYAQPSCTAGRAAFLMGQLPVRTGLTTVGQPGNPLGIKEADPTLAEFLKKQGYMTAQYGKNHLGDLDEHLPTRHGFDEFYGNLYHLNVSEEPEQEDYPKNPEFKKKFGPRGVIESYADGKISDTGPLTRERMETFDEDILKRSLDFMERAKKAGKPFFIWHATSRMHVYTHLKPESRHLATMLSSEDDVFGSGLIEHDGHVGQLLDKLDELGIAENTIVIYTTDNGPEQSSWPDSGTTKFRGEKMTTWEGGVRVPFLVRWPGKIPAGLKRNGISSHEDVFPTIAAALGESNLRETLKKSDKVYIDGENNLDYWMGKTEKSARNKIFYYYESQLTALRVGPWKMHFATKPGGRYYEDMITHTMPKLFNLRKDPMEHYDGVTGFHQIMRKSWVMQPAIQILNEHLETFKEFPPRQKAASLNINKAIEAAMQVNESR from the coding sequence TTGAAAGCGATACCGTTGTTAGCCTCCGCCGCGTGCCTGCTCATCGGGCTCGCCACATCCATCGGTGCACAAGCCGCCGAAAAGCCAAATGTTCTCGCCATCATGGTGGATGATGTGGCACAGGTTTCGCTGAGCGCCTATTCACACGGCATGACCTACCCCACCCCCAATATCGATCGGATCGCCAACGAGGGCGTACTTTTTACCGATCACTACGCGCAACCCAGCTGCACCGCGGGCCGCGCCGCCTTCCTGATGGGGCAGCTGCCGGTGCGCACGGGCCTGACCACCGTCGGGCAACCCGGCAACCCACTGGGTATCAAAGAGGCGGACCCAACCCTGGCAGAGTTTCTGAAGAAGCAGGGCTACATGACTGCGCAATACGGTAAAAACCACCTGGGGGATCTGGACGAACACCTGCCCACCCGACACGGGTTTGATGAGTTTTATGGCAACCTCTACCACCTGAATGTATCGGAGGAACCGGAGCAGGAGGATTATCCGAAGAACCCGGAGTTCAAGAAAAAATTTGGCCCGCGCGGTGTCATTGAATCCTACGCCGACGGCAAAATATCCGATACCGGCCCCCTGACCCGCGAGCGCATGGAAACCTTTGACGAGGATATTCTCAAACGCAGCCTGGACTTTATGGAGCGGGCAAAAAAAGCGGGCAAACCGTTCTTTATCTGGCACGCAACCAGTCGCATGCACGTCTATACCCATCTGAAGCCGGAAAGCCGTCACCTGGCCACCATGCTCAGTTCGGAAGACGACGTGTTTGGCAGCGGCCTGATCGAACACGATGGCCATGTGGGCCAATTGCTGGACAAGCTGGATGAGCTGGGCATTGCCGAAAACACCATCGTTATCTACACCACCGATAACGGCCCGGAGCAAAGCAGCTGGCCGGACTCAGGCACCACAAAATTCCGCGGTGAAAAGATGACGACCTGGGAAGGCGGCGTGCGCGTGCCGTTTCTGGTGCGCTGGCCCGGAAAGATTCCTGCGGGCCTGAAACGCAACGGCATCTCCTCCCACGAGGACGTATTTCCCACCATTGCCGCGGCACTGGGTGAATCGAACCTGCGGGAAACACTCAAGAAGTCAGACAAGGTGTATATCGACGGGGAAAATAACCTCGACTACTGGATGGGAAAAACCGAAAAATCCGCGCGCAACAAGATCTTCTATTACTACGAATCCCAGTTGACCGCGCTGCGTGTAGGACCTTGGAAAATGCATTTTGCCACCAAGCCCGGTGGCCGCTACTACGAGGATATGATTACCCACACCATGCCCAAGCTGTTCAACCTGCGCAAGGACCCAATGGAGCACTACGATGGCGTCACGGGGTTTCACCAGATTATGCGCAAAAGCTGGGTCATGCAGCCGGCCATTCAGATCCTGAATGAACACCTGGAAACCTTTAAAGAATTTCCACCCCGCCAGAAGGCGGCTTCGCTCAATATCAACAAAGCCATCGAAGCAGCCATGCAGGTCAACGAAAGCCGCTAG